The genomic window TGGTAAACGGTGCTTTTTACAAGTCTCAGCAATTTCTAAACCTGTTTTATGTGGCATTCTAATATCTAGAATAGCAATTTCGGGTTCTAATTTTACAATTAAGTTATAGGCAGCGTTGCCATCTTCAGCACTTCCAATGATATTAAACCCTTTGGATGTTAAAAAATCGGTAAGACCGCGTAGCATTAACGGATGATCATCAGCTATTACTATAGTTGTATTCATTGACTAGTTGCTAGGAAGGTATTAATTGCTATTGCGTCTAATTTAAACGATTATAGCTTCAAATACAAGTATTTCTTTTCATAATCAATAATGCCCTTAGCTTTTTTCAAAATGTCGGCACCAATTATACCATCTACAGGCTTTGAGTTATGGTTTATAAGGGCTGTGTTTACATGAGATAAATTAAATAAAACGAGCACTACTTTATTGTGACTCCATTTTCCAATTTTGACTTTATTTTTTTTAGACATTTTGGTGTCCATATCTGTGGCTCCAGCACCAGCAGCTTTTATTAAAGAATCTTCGGCATTGAGATTAAACGTTTCAATCCCTTCAAACCCAACGCAAGAACTAGATGCTCCTGTATCTAAAATAAACAAACCTTTTTTTCCATTAATAGTAGCTTTTATTTCAAAATGATTTGTTTTTGTTAAATGAAGCTTTACTTTGGTGTAACCCTTGTTTATTAGGAACTCTTGAAGGTTTGTTGTCATTTAGTTTTTAATTTCAATGCTAAAAATACTATAAACAGCGCAATTAGTATCCCAATGCAAATATAAATTACTAAGTTTTTTGTTTTCGGTTCCGTAAGTTCTCCATAGTAAACAAAAGCGCTCCAGTAGTAAGGCGATTTTTTAGAATTGCTAATCGATTCATTTTCAATATAACTTATCTTAGAAGCATGATTGGCGATATTAGCCGATTGGGATGTGTTGTAGCTTTCGTAAAATGATTCCATGATTTGTGCAGTCGATAAATCGTTAATTTGCCAAAGTGAAAACAATATGTTTTGTGCGCCAGCATATTGAAACCCTCGCGCTACGCTCATAGCGCCTTCGCCTCTGTACAATTTACCAACGCCCGTTTCGCAGGCGCTTAAAACAACTAGTTTTGGACTCAAATCTAGGCTATAGAGTTCATTTAAAAACAGTGTATTATCAAAAAATGATAGGTTTGATGGTTTTACAAAATCGCCACTGCTAGCATGGGTTGATAAATGAATAATATCATATTTTGAAGCATTTTTAAAAAAGTTGTTTTTGGTAGCTTCTGCTCGCATAAAAAGTTTTGAGGGCATATGTTTCTCAATCGCTTTAGCCTCGTTAACGGAATACGTTAAAGTTTGATTTGTGTTTTCAAAAACAGGAAAAAAACCTAAAACATTGTTGTTACTTCTCTTTTTAGTTTCATTTAAATATAGAGCAATACTGGTATTATAAATAATGTTATGCTTTTTGATAACAAAAGGCATTTTGGCGTAAGATGCTGTTTTTGTTTCTTCCGTTAGTAAAGCTTCAAAAGGTATAAAACTCAGTAAACCATCGGGAATAATGATGACATTTTTAAAAGATGAAAGCATATTAAAACCTAATAATTCATAAATTCTAAAACCCTGTTCTGTATAATTTGATATATCATTATTAATGGTTGAAGGCGCATTAAAAAGATTAATAAAATCTGAAATTTGTCTTTTTATTTCTGAAGTAAAATCAATTCGGTTGATGCTTATGTCTTGACTTGAAACAATAAATTGGTAAATACTTTTTTTGCCATAAAAATATTCGGTTAAAACAGTATCATCTTTTAATAATTTTGCGTTGAGAATATTGTAATTAATGGAAGATTCCTTGTCTGGAAATTTTTTAGAAATCCTTTTTTTTAAGGCTTTCAGTTGCATACTAATTGCGCTAAGTTGTATGCTTAAAGTATTAATTTTAGAAGAACCCAAACCTTCTTTAATCAATAAACTAGTGAGTTGTTCTTGTTTTTTTAAGAGGCTGAATTCTTTAATTAGTAAACTATTGTTTGGGAAACGTTGTAAGCGTGTTTTTTTTGAAAATAAGGTTTTTAAAACTGAAGATTTACTGTTTTCTGCATATTGAAGCGCCGTTTTTAAAACCGATTTATTTTGAGTTTCACGATAAGTATCAAAAAGAATATCGATACATTTTTCACTTCGTATTCTGTTATTCGTTTCGTTTAAAATTTTGGTTTCTTGAGAGGTCCAGCTACTTTGTAATAAATTAGAAACGTAAAAACTAAGATCCAAGCTCCGTAATGCTAATTCAGGGTTCGTTTCTATTTCGGCATACAAATCGAAAATATCCATAAATTTATTGTCGGCGTATAGTTCATTTTTACTTGGCAATCCGCTGTTTTTAAATTGTGGTAATAACGTTTTTATTGCCGATTGTAAAAACGATAAAGCTTTTTTCTGTTGTTTCAAAAGAAAATAAAGTTGAGCCTCTTCAATATAGAGTTGGGCTTCTTCACGTTTTGTAATGTTATTTTTTAATTGAATATTTTTATAGGAATAAAAAGAGTCTAAGGCTTTTGGAAAATCTTTGTTTTTTAAATGAAATAAATAATTACTTCTTATGTTTTTAGAGTTTGAGGTCTGGTTGAATTGATTTAAAACGGTTAGGTTTTCTGTTTTTATTTGAAGTAAATGTACTTTTTGAATTTCAGAAATATTTTTAATTTTTAAACCGTCATCTATAGTTTCTATTGCCGTTTTATGCCTTCCTAAAGTGAAATATAATTTAGCTAGATTAATAACACCACTTACTTGATGTGCTGTGTTTTTAGTTTTTTCAGCTAAATATATATATTGATTTATAGTGTTTAGCGCATTGGTAAAATCGCCTGTTTTTGTGTATAAAGTACCTAGCGGGTTTAAACAATTTTCTATAATATCGAAATCTGAAATTTTTGAAAGCTGGTTATCATTAAAACGGATTAGAGCATCTTCATAAGTGTTAATCGCTTTTGTTAATTTAGATTGTTCGAATAAATAAAAGGCTTTATGTGTTTGTAGAAACACCAAAGCGAGCTGCTCATCTTTAGATGTTACTTCAATTTTAAAAGCACTTTCTTT from Algibacter sp. L1A34 includes these protein-coding regions:
- a CDS encoding TIGR02281 family clan AA aspartic protease, whose protein sequence is MTTNLQEFLINKGYTKVKLHLTKTNHFEIKATINGKKGLFILDTGASSSCVGFEGIETFNLNAEDSLIKAAGAGATDMDTKMSKKNKVKIGKWSHNKVVLVLFNLSHVNTALINHNSKPVDGIIGADILKKAKGIIDYEKKYLYLKL
- a CDS encoding CHAT domain-containing protein translates to MKKHYFLLFFITAFSFAQNLEETIYLAAESFIGNQNSTSLQVLDKKESAFKIEVTSKDEQLALVFLQTHKAFYLFEQSKLTKAINTYEDALIRFNDNQLSKISDFDIIENCLNPLGTLYTKTGDFTNALNTINQYIYLAEKTKNTAHQVSGVINLAKLYFTLGRHKTAIETIDDGLKIKNISEIQKVHLLQIKTENLTVLNQFNQTSNSKNIRSNYLFHLKNKDFPKALDSFYSYKNIQLKNNITKREEAQLYIEEAQLYFLLKQQKKALSFLQSAIKTLLPQFKNSGLPSKNELYADNKFMDIFDLYAEIETNPELALRSLDLSFYVSNLLQSSWTSQETKILNETNNRIRSEKCIDILFDTYRETQNKSVLKTALQYAENSKSSVLKTLFSKKTRLQRFPNNSLLIKEFSLLKKQEQLTSLLIKEGLGSSKINTLSIQLSAISMQLKALKKRISKKFPDKESSINYNILNAKLLKDDTVLTEYFYGKKSIYQFIVSSQDISINRIDFTSEIKRQISDFINLFNAPSTINNDISNYTEQGFRIYELLGFNMLSSFKNVIIIPDGLLSFIPFEALLTEETKTASYAKMPFVIKKHNIIYNTSIALYLNETKKRSNNNVLGFFPVFENTNQTLTYSVNEAKAIEKHMPSKLFMRAEATKNNFFKNASKYDIIHLSTHASSGDFVKPSNLSFFDNTLFLNELYSLDLSPKLVVLSACETGVGKLYRGEGAMSVARGFQYAGAQNILFSLWQINDLSTAQIMESFYESYNTSQSANIANHASKISYIENESISNSKKSPYYWSAFVYYGELTEPKTKNLVIYICIGILIALFIVFLALKLKTK